One Megalopta genalis isolate 19385.01 chromosome 11, iyMegGena1_principal, whole genome shotgun sequence genomic region harbors:
- the Atg12 gene encoding autophagy-related 12 isoform X1 — MSEKRGNECTQETTGKSEETGENMPNEEAPASLETIPSEALVARNGVQTVSKDKAKIDILLKATGNAPIMKQKKWSVSQDSSIGKISDFVRRYLKLEPSEKLFLYVNQTFAPAPDQMVKNLYDCYGADGKLILHYCKSQAWG, encoded by the exons ATGTCTGAGAAGAGGGGAAACGAATGTACACAAGAAACTACGGGAAAATCCGAGGAAACGGGGGAAAACATGCCGAACGAAGAAGCACCAGCCAGTCTCGAAACAATTCCTTCCGAAGCACTTGTAGCGCGAAATGGAGTTCAAACAGTTTCCAAGGACAAAGCAAAAA TAGATATATTATTGAAAGCAACCGGTAATGCTCCTATAATGAAGCAGAAGAAATGGTCGGTCTCCCAAGATTCTTCTATCGGCAAAATTTCTGATTTTGTTAGGAGATATTTGAAATTAGAGCCGAGCGAAAAACTG TTCCTATATGTAAATCAGACCTTTGCGCCAGCACCGGATCAAATGGTGAAGAATTTGTACGACTGTTACGGCGCCGATGGAAAATTAATACTTCATTACTGTAAAAGTCAAGCTTGGGGTTGA
- the mRpS34 gene encoding mitochondrial ribosomal protein S34 → MVIRSQYQRYPEASYMRILKVAALPLVGETNPNNIRKVVALVQRTFRGETTAKPLQIDSVTYKADYVLIPKDQESRYLNVSSQRTVKLMPSKTEFPPLLKEILIREAKQVRLKYPEGEPKLRLRYNLNGVKNYKIAEDQETPTIDNETSIQPTLYMNDVDEHEIGCNNEF, encoded by the exons ATGGTTATCCGTAGCCAGTATCAAAGATATCCTGAGGCGAGTTACATGAGAATACTAAAAGTAGCCGCGTTGCCGTTGGTCGGCGAGACAAATCCAAAC AATATACGGAAAGTGGTCGCGCTCGTCCAAAGGACGTTTCGCGGTGAAACGACCGCGAAACCTCTTCAGATAGATTCGGTAACTTATAAGGCGGATTACGTGTTGATACCGAAGGATCAGGAGTCACGTTATTTAAATGTATCTAGTCAACGAACTGTGAAACTTATGCCAAGCAAAACAGAATTTCCACCTTTGCTGAAGGAGATTTTAATTCGAGAAGCAAAACAGGTACGGTTGAAATATCCCGAGGGAGAACCGAAACTACGACTTCGATACAACTTGAATGGAGTCAAGAATTACAAGATCGCGGAGGACCAAGAAACGCCAACGATCGACAATGAAACGTCGATCCAACCTACTCTGTATATGAACGATGTGGACGAACACGAAATCGGTTGCAATAATGAATTTTAG
- the Atg12 gene encoding autophagy-related 12 isoform X2: MSEKRGNECTQETTGKSEETGENMPNEEAPASLETIPSEALVARNGVQTVSKDKAKNILLKATGNAPIMKQKKWSVSQDSSIGKISDFVRRYLKLEPSEKLFLYVNQTFAPAPDQMVKNLYDCYGADGKLILHYCKSQAWG; this comes from the exons ATGTCTGAGAAGAGGGGAAACGAATGTACACAAGAAACTACGGGAAAATCCGAGGAAACGGGGGAAAACATGCCGAACGAAGAAGCACCAGCCAGTCTCGAAACAATTCCTTCCGAAGCACTTGTAGCGCGAAATGGAGTTCAAACAGTTTCCAAGGACAAAGCAAAAA ATATATTATTGAAAGCAACCGGTAATGCTCCTATAATGAAGCAGAAGAAATGGTCGGTCTCCCAAGATTCTTCTATCGGCAAAATTTCTGATTTTGTTAGGAGATATTTGAAATTAGAGCCGAGCGAAAAACTG TTCCTATATGTAAATCAGACCTTTGCGCCAGCACCGGATCAAATGGTGAAGAATTTGTACGACTGTTACGGCGCCGATGGAAAATTAATACTTCATTACTGTAAAAGTCAAGCTTGGGGTTGA
- the LOC117225965 gene encoding uncharacterized protein LOC117225965, giving the protein MPGCEIWCPLLRDELKKIVSVSQAPWIWNEQQLASGARDGETADWDLDRDRDDRKEERTTARRVFPKRTIYAGEEGEKGNGTEGSAAFIDGAGAVTGPEKTRPGSPRQLSDIDGVKNKVESATQSPRDAFSQAVEEWDAQDPFWSRPIVRTAEMEMETETETRIKKDKEVFTAEQPSSLGTDGGIIKKDELVTSDVIRFEDECEPTCPRRISRKNRIRKLEERQKIVDTYLLNKGTRYFDNVCTCSLSCIVRALKQDTFVKSIIASVALFAFGMKLCTEFDAWYLPIRLS; this is encoded by the exons ATGCCGGGATGCGAGATTTGGTGTCCGTTACTAAGAGATGAATTGAAGAAAATAG TTTCAGTCTCGCAAGCACCGTGGATCTGGAACGAGCAGCAGCTCGCGTCGGGAGCACGAGATGGCGAAACAGCGGACTGGGAtctcgatcgcgatcgcgatgaTCGAAAAGAAGAAAGAACGACAGCGAGACGCGTCTTCCCGAAACGGACAATATACGCAGGCGAAGAAGGAGAGAAGGGTAACGGAACAGAAGGAAGCGCAGCTTTTATCGATGGTGCTGGAGCGGTAACGGGTCCGGAGAAAACGAGGCCGGGATCTCCTCGGCAACTTTCCGACATCGATGGAGTAAAAAATAAAGTGGAATCGGCCACACAGTCCCCGCGCGATG CGTTTTCGCAAGCTGTCGAGGAATGGGATGCGCAAGATCCGTTTTGGTCTCGGCCGATCGTGCGTACCGCGGAAATGGAAATGGAAACGGAAACGGAGACGCGAATCAAGAAGGACAAAGAGGTGTTCACCGCGGAGCAACCTTCGAGTCTAG GAACCGACGGCGGTATTATCAAAAAGGACGAGTTGGTAACATCcgatgtgattcgcttcgaagACGAATGCGAACCAACCTGTCCACGTCGTATCTCGCGAA AAAACAGAATACGCAAACTCGAGGAAAGACAGAAGATCGTGGACACGTATTTGCTGAACAAGGGTACACGTTACTTCGACAATGTCTGCACTTGTTCCCTCTCTTGTATCGTTCGTGCATTGAAACAAGACACATTTGTTAAAAGTATAATAGCATCTGTCGCTCTATTCGCATTTGGTATGAAACTTTGCACGGAATTTGATGCATGGTACCTACCCATTCGACTTTCGTGA
- the LOC117225966 gene encoding uncharacterized protein LOC117225966 isoform X1, whose amino-acid sequence MRSMLLHRLPAKNDCLANVERCSCKCEYKYKYKYECECKCCVDETIGYSRSIDHALLNLDRHQSSSNYIDQQVFRLLLPTLEETLLAADKWNALRIQKCRFNGLDHLAEILWNRNLRRYRRISSHIRAFDIPLFQRWLSVRPPYPKSWLWSKDGAALCIQRHVRGWLIRKRVDVQELRQFWKNFAEQNLTSKRIDDRGVGQQEPTTITGTIRIGNEYETRTHNNGFLRCKAHRRAIAANKINRLESKDGAIV is encoded by the exons ATGCGTTCCATGCTTTTGCATCGGCTGCCGGCCAAAAATGACTGCCTGGCCAACGTTGAAAggtgtagctgcaaatgcgaatacaaatataaatataaatacgaaTGCGAATGCAAATGCTGCGTCGACGAAACGATCGGATATTCGAGATCGATCGATCATGCGTTGCTGAATCTCGACCGGCACCAGTCGTCATCGAATTATATCGATCAACAAGTATTTCGATTGTTATTGCCCACGTTGGAGGAAACGCTTCTTGCTGCGGACAAGTGGAACGCGCTTCGG ATACAAAAGTGTCGGTTCAACGGTCTTGATCATCTCGCAGAGATTTTGTGGAATCGAAACCTGCGTCGTTACCGGAGAATTTCCTCTCATATACGTGCCTTCGACATCCCACTGTTTCAACGATGGCTATCTGTGCG GCCACCTTATCCTAAATCGTGGCTATGGTCCAAGGACGGGGCTGCTCTGTGCATACAGAGACACGTTCGTGGCTGGCTTATACGAAAACGCGTTGACGTTCAAGAATTGAGACAATTTTGGAAG AATTTCGCTGAGCAAAATTTGACTAGCAAGCGGATCGATGATCGTGGTGTAGGTCAACAAGAACCAACAACGATTACGG GTACGATACGGATCGGCAACGAGTACGAGACGAGGACGCATAATAACGGTTTTCTTCGCTGTAAAGCGCATCGTCGTGCAATTGCAGCGaacaaaataaatcgtttgGAATCAAAAGATGGCGCCATCGTGTAA
- the LOC117225966 gene encoding IQ domain-containing protein K isoform X2 has translation MRSMLLHRLPAKNDCLANVERCSCKCEYKYKYKYECECKCCVDETIGYSRSIDHALLNLDRHQSSSNYIDQQVFRLLLPTLEETLLAADKWNALRIQKCRFNGLDHLAEILWNRNLRRYRRISSHIRAFDIPLFQRWLSVRPPYPKSWLWSKDGAALCIQRHVRGWLIRKRVDVQELRQFWKVRYGSATSTRRGRIITVFFAVKRIVVQLQRTK, from the exons ATGCGTTCCATGCTTTTGCATCGGCTGCCGGCCAAAAATGACTGCCTGGCCAACGTTGAAAggtgtagctgcaaatgcgaatacaaatataaatataaatacgaaTGCGAATGCAAATGCTGCGTCGACGAAACGATCGGATATTCGAGATCGATCGATCATGCGTTGCTGAATCTCGACCGGCACCAGTCGTCATCGAATTATATCGATCAACAAGTATTTCGATTGTTATTGCCCACGTTGGAGGAAACGCTTCTTGCTGCGGACAAGTGGAACGCGCTTCGG ATACAAAAGTGTCGGTTCAACGGTCTTGATCATCTCGCAGAGATTTTGTGGAATCGAAACCTGCGTCGTTACCGGAGAATTTCCTCTCATATACGTGCCTTCGACATCCCACTGTTTCAACGATGGCTATCTGTGCG GCCACCTTATCCTAAATCGTGGCTATGGTCCAAGGACGGGGCTGCTCTGTGCATACAGAGACACGTTCGTGGCTGGCTTATACGAAAACGCGTTGACGTTCAAGAATTGAGACAATTTTGGAAG GTACGATACGGATCGGCAACGAGTACGAGACGAGGACGCATAATAACGGTTTTCTTCGCTGTAAAGCGCATCGTCGTGCAATTGCAGCGaacaaaataa